In Phaeodactylum tricornutum CCAP 1055/1 chromosome 32, whole genome shotgun sequence, a single window of DNA contains:
- a CDS encoding predicted protein: MVKAHWRPGTSAPNPTRFGIPDYVGRSCQFRNLYFRPFDCTFHYYASPLQSRLVGENTTALLKQITTSKGYVPRSLYNKPKRRHEFVFAESRNASFTPKLHLFDSNSSEIDHSNVVSVAALRNQKMPVFLLYKLSYVFNFGHFVFDDLLSLFSLLDIFGYASDEVGNPSLSTNYQHIPVTFPNEEHDFFYRCNHHSRWKECVEMYKRVAPLMGVQPVQEQNDDILSMKHLFRQSHHENPRIFVQLPVVLVGTGDLAYFGCTGPCGAQRVSRIYCMRAWVFSNLFGPELGNQYSRQSAIPGRILVALPFGNSHVGIESFDTMIPAIQHAFGRSSVHVVNMASLSLKDQILEASQAHVYLSNNGGGSASSLFCARDSTVILFYQINGQKRDEELYSNQGYLNVKYLKAGTSSNYVIEQILYALSQ; the protein is encoded by the exons ATGGTGAAGGCCCACTGGCGACCCGGCACTTCAGCTCCAA ACCCAACTCGGTTTGGCATTCCTGACTATGTGGGAAGATCATGCCAGTTTCGCAACTTGTATTTTCGACCGTTCGACTGCACCTTTCACTACTACGCTTCGCCATTGCAATCGCGCCTCGTGGGAGAGAACACCACTGCGCTTCTAAAACAAATCACGACCAGTAAGGGCTATGTGCCGCGCAGTCTATACAACAAGCCAAAACGACGGCACGAATTTGTTTTTGCAGAGAGTAGGAACGCATCGTTTACCCCAAAGCTACATCTATTCGACTCAAATTCATCAGAAATAGATCACAGCAATGTTGTAAGTGTGGCGGCTTTGCGAAATCAAAAGATGCccgtctttcttttgtacAAACTGAGCTATGTATTTAATTTTGGCCATTTCGTGTTTGATGATCTATTGTCATTGTTCTCATTGCTGGATATATTTGGGTACGCATCCGATGAGGTCGGAAACCCGTCGCTGTCTACCAATTATCAGCACATACCTGTCACCTTTCCAAACGAAGAGCACGACTTCTTCTACCGCTGTAATCACCATTCTCGGTGGAAAGAATGTGTCGAGATGTACAAACGAGTTGCTCCTTTAATGGGTGTTCAACCCGTTCAGGAACAGAATGATGACATCCTTAGTATGAAGCATTTGTTTCGGCAAAGCCATCACGAGAACCCTCGAATTTTTGTCCAGCTTCCCGTAGTGCTTGTCGGCACCGGTGACCTGGCATACTTCGGTTGCACTGGTCCGTGCGGTGCCCAACGGGTATCGCGTATATATTGCATGAGAGCCTGGGTTTTTTCAAATTTATTTGGCCCTGAACTTGGAAATCAATATAGTCGGCAGTCTGCAATACCTGGACGGATTCTGGTTGCTTTACCCTTCGGTAATTCTCACGTCGGGATTGAGTCTTTCGACACTATGATTCCCGCAATTCAACATGCCTTCGGACGCTCGTCGGTACACGTTGTAAACATGGCTAGCCTTTCCTTGAAAGATCAAATATTGGAAGCTTCGCAAGCTCACGTGTACCTGTCAAACAATGGCGGGGGATCCGCATCCTCTTTGTTTTGCGCTCGCGACTCGACAGTGATACTGTTTTATCAAATAAACGGGCAAAAACGAGACGAAGAACTATACAGCAATCAAGGCTACTTGAATGTGAAATACCTAAAGGCGGGAACATCCAGCAATTATGTTATTGAACAAATTTTATACGCTTTAAGTCAGTAG
- a CDS encoding predicted protein, giving the protein MAFGSVLNSALVLVLAVAVLAQIALAQDVEGLPSATPSQSPASAITVSALPSTAPTIERSAAPTSMPSSSPFGSPAVCSRAGETCSGAGALPCCFPALCDRASSVCVKTTAADSAAFKDGLRRDLLCGRSVSPSDCSPFDRVRGGIVTPSTLRGGRGDGRRVLLKGSSE; this is encoded by the coding sequence ATGGCGTTTGGTTCTGTCCTCAACTCAGCCCTCGTTTTAGTGCTGGCAGTGGCTGTCCTGGCCCAAATCGCTCTTGCTCAAGATGTCGAAGGTCTGCCAAGTGCCACACCCAGCCAATCGCCTGCTTCCGCAATAACGGTGAGCGCCTTGCCGAGTACGGCGCCAACCATAGAACGCAGTGCAGCTCCTACTTCAATGCCTTCCTCTAGTCCTTTCGGCTCGCCGGCTGTCTGTAGCCGCGCAGGTGAGACTTGCAGTGGCGCGGGCGCCCTCCCCTGCTGCTTTCCCGCGTTGTGCGACCGCGCGAGCAGTGTTTGCGTGAAGACAACGGCCGCGGATTCGGCGGCCTTTAAAGATGGACTACGTAGGGACCTTCTGTGTGGACGCTCCGTTTCCCCTTCTGACTGTTCGCCTTTCGATCGTGTGCGTGGCGGAATTGTCACCCCCTCCACTCTCCGAGGCGGTCGAGGAGACGGTCGACGAGTACTTTTGAAAGGTTCATCGGAGTAA
- the helicase_5 gene encoding predicted protein (ATP-dependent helicase. Highly closed to the Thalassiosira protein thaps1 158962.): MADNDDDLVDYDEEEVVPEVAKDAAAVGGDGKESKKGHYVGIHASGFKDFLLKPELLRAIVDAGFEHPSEVQHESIPQAVLGGDIVCQAKSGMGKTAVFVLATLHQLNPSAESEDVQVLVLCHTRELAFQIAHEYERFSKYLPSIKTAVFYGGVNVTQNRDILKKEHPHIVVGTPGRILKLARDKDLKLSSLKHFVLDECDRVLESLDMRRDVQEIFRMTPHEKQVLLFSATLSKEIRPVCKKFCQDPMEIYVDDETKLTLHGLQLYYAKLAEAEKNKKLNDLLDALEFNQVVIFVSKVARAKELNRLLTECNFPSICIHAGMRQEERISKYKSFKDFNARILVATDLFGRGIDIERVNVVINYDFPDDSDQFLHRVGRAGRFGTKGIAISFISSEADQTILSQIQSRFEVNIPTLPDEIDMSTYMST; the protein is encoded by the exons ATGGcggacaatgatgacgatCTCGTTGACtacgatgaagaagag GTCGTACCCGAAGTCGCCAAAGATGCCGCTGCAGTGGGAGGCGACGGCAAAGAAAGTAAAAAGGGTCACTACGTAGGAATTCACGCCTCCGGCTTTAAGGATTTCCTACTCAAACCCGAATTGCTTCGCGCCATTGTGGACGCTGGTTTCGAGCATCCCTCGGAAGTGCAGCACGAGAGTATTCCCCAAGCTGTACTAGGCGGAGATATTGTTTGTCAGGCAAAGTCGGGAATGGGAAAGACGGCAG TCTTTGTGCTCGCAACTCTGCATCAGTTGAATCCGTCCGCCGAATCGGAAGACGTCCAAGTCCTTGTGCTCTGTCACACGCGTGAACTCGCATTCCAGATCGCCCACGAGTACGAACGCTTTTCAAAGTACCTCCCATCCATCAAGACTGCTGTTTTCTACGGTGGCGTCAATGTGACTCAGAATCGCGACATTCTGAAAAAGGAACATCCGCACATTGTCGTTGGAACTCCGGGGCGTATTCTCAAATTGGCTCGTGACAAGGATCTGAAGCTTTCTTCTCTCAAGCATTTTGTACTCGACGAATGCGACCGCGTTCTCGAGTCACTAGATATGCGCCGGGACGTCCAAGAGATCTTCCGCATGACGCCACACGAAAAACAGGTCTTGTTGTTCAGCGCTACCTTGTCCAAGGAAATCCGTCCGGTTTGCAAAAAGTTTTGCCAGGACCCGATGGAGATCTACGTTGATGACGAAACCAAACTGACCCTGCACGGATTGCAGCTTTATTACGCAAAACTGGCCGAGGCagaaaagaacaagaaaCTCAACGATCTGTTGGATGCCTTGGAGTTTAACCAGGTTGTCATCTTCGTCTCCAAAGTCGCCCGTGCGAAAGAGTTGAATCGTCTCTTAACGGAATGCAACTTTCCTTCCATCTGCATCCACGCCGGTATGCGGCAAGAGGAACGCATCAGCAAATATAAATCCTTTAAAGATTTCAACGCCCGTATTCTTGTCGCGACTGATCTGTTTGGTCGGGGTATTGATATTGAACGCGTCAACGTGGTCATCAATTACGACTTTCCGGATGATTCCGATCAGTTCTTACACCGTGTGGGCCGCGCGGGACGTTTTGGTACCAAAGGGattgccatttccttcatTAGCTCCGAAGCGGATCAAACCATCCTTTCGCAGATTCAGTCGCGGTTTGAAGTTAACATTCCCACGTTGCCGGATGAAATTGATATGAGTACTTACATGAGCACCTAA
- a CDS encoding predicted protein, giving the protein MNLALFLFLCCAILAMRGFVFCDASSVSLPGEDSPRLVNYSMEFVEVINENNKMNVKFENSPGDGSLEGRFEIFVPDQSQSTRTISDINKSCYSDGGKLYIGPGISIFESSIGESQSTFSFAFDKNVNEKLPFYYRVSSDKAKFQVCVKFTMSKIVNDRKTDILFREVAISVDVHLDGLIVSSQPRGESSAQATAQMAQSKTVSVEPIPIQASVCDGYSDATIAGDVVPLCLYSTNPDSRILSVLDVEIFNDNQTQIFAQDGSTSARREALNSSLAITTSKVHSKSYALCPEGPCVHLDFDVLRFFPSPYGSTFLLIGIVIFSVERGSRSAGALVPQESHSNLLRQGAIREDKSDLLNRKVYQYFETSFDIPSLAVLGARNSKTSASFTSDTSAAVRVGANLLSLVLTVVAGLAIFMV; this is encoded by the coding sequence ATGAACTTAGCATTGTTcctgtttctttgttgcGCTATTCTTGCCATGCGCGGCTTTGTTTTCTGTGATGCGTCTTCCGTATCTCTACCAGGGGAAGATAGTCCAAGGCTCGTCAACTACAGCATGGAGTTTGTTGAAGTAATCAACGAGAACAACAAAATGAACGTTAAGTTTGAGAACAGCCCTGGGGACGGGTCGCTGGAAGGTCGTTTCGAAATCTTCGTTCCGGATCAATCACAATCAACAAGAACAATCAGCGACATCAATAAATCTTGCTACAGCGATGGAGGCAAACTGTATATTGGTCCGGGTATCTCCATATTCGAATCTTCTATTGGTGAATCACAGTCTACCTTCTcatttgcttttgacaaAAATGTCAATGAAAAGCTTCCCTTCTACTATCGTGTATCTAGCGACAAGGCCAAATTCCAAGTCTGCGTGAAGTTCACGATGTCAAAAATAGTCAATGACAGGAAAACAGACATCTTGTTTCGTGAAGTTGCCATATCTGTTGATGTTCATCTTGATGGGCTTATTGTTAGCTCGCAACCAAGAGGCGAATCTAGCGCCCAAGCGACGGCGCAGATGGCACAGAGCAAAACAGTCTCCGTAGAACCAATTCCCATTCAGGCTAGCGTTTGTGATGGCTATAGCGATGCTACCATCGCGGGCGACGTTGTACCGCTATGTCTTTATTCGACGAACCCAGACAGCCGTATTCTTTCGGTGCTAGATGTCGAGATATTCAATGACAATcaaacgcaaatatttgcgCAAGACGGATCCACATCTGCCAGAAGAGAGGCTCTGAATTCTTCTTTGGCTATCACAACTAGCAAAGTTCATTCGAAAAGCTATGCTCTTTGCCCTGAAGGGCCCTGCGTGCACCTCGACTTTGACGTTTTGCGATTCTTCCCTTCGCCTTATGGTTCCACTTTCTTGTTGATAGGCATAGTGATATTTTCTGTGGAAAGAGGCAGTCGCTCGGCCGGCGCTCTCGTACCTCAAGAGAGCCACAGTAATCTACTTAGGCAGGGAGCTATTCGTGAGGACAAGAGTGATTTGCTCAACCGGAAAGTATATCAGTACTTTGAAACTTCCTTTGATATACCTTCGCTTGCTGTGCTGGGAGCACGAAACAGCAAAACCTCGGCGAGCTTCACGTCTGACACATCCGCAGCCGTGCGGGTAGGAGCAAACCTgttatctcttgtcttgaCAGTGGTGGCCGGTCTTGCAATATTCATGGTGTAG
- a CDS encoding predicted protein: MVCIVTLTAVALATVSAFSRTTTSKTCGPERSRNGLFPPIPIGGQHFRGKTNERGRRLALGTDSDLAPAMYNFSGDRHNVVRSPAIAPLYKCEHQDQGQVQDKDDNDGTNKTPPPSKTESNGSSPSDRDSVTRKQQ; the protein is encoded by the exons ATGGTGTGTATTGTAACACTGACGGCGGTGGCTTTGGCAACAGTGTCAGCTTTCTCGAGGACCACGACAAGCAAGACTTGTGGACCAGAACGCTCTCGAAATGGCCTTTTTCCGCCGATTCCGATTGGCGGCCAACACTTCCGGGGCAAGACAAATGAAAGAGGACGTCGCTTGGCGTTGGGAACAGATTCTGACCTCGCGCCAGCAATGTATAATTTCTCCGgcgaccgccacaacgtaGTCCGATCTCCAGCAATCGCACCGTTGTACAAGTGCGAG CATCAAGATCAGGGACAGGTACAAGACAAGGATGACAACGATGGCACCAACAAGACTCCACCTCCATCCAAAACCGAGTCAAATGGTTCGTCACCCTCCGACAGAGACTCGGTGACGCGAAAGCAGCAGTAA
- a CDS encoding predicted protein, protein MSDSPSTRNADDLEVPLVDDRSYRYWTLPATSTADVVTTDRPGLRVLLVHDDSVDKGAAAVDVAVGQFQDGDLPGLAHLTEHMLFLGTQRFPQENALDSFLAAHGGHSNAYTDLEHTVYYMDVQAAQLEPALDRFGSCFEAPLLLENCVARELQAVDSEHGKNKQSDFWRYHQLTKTLLGQHNSHVYQQFGTGNLESLQPQGTAVLRQAVHDFYQRYYHTARMTLCVLGNQDLDVLQGWVEKYFGSLPSQPSDTLVEPPVPPLTPVLPQRVHVVPTRETNVLELQWCLREIQSLYRSKPTRILSHLLGHEGPGSLLAVLRERLWVQELYADDSSKTTSAFSIFCVQLELTVLGWEHVNDVVATVYRYIGLLQNEIPAWVADELQTTASTQFRFLSKSSPSDTVSRVAHQMQEFAIAHVLSGPYLVYEHDMAAVQSCLASLHVDNMLVLVASKEYTGQTTATDPWYGTQYATVALEPDALEAWRQARSAATDGSGVDFIGLHLPDRNDMLATDFELKTSPYAVFAKTNTNDSNGDNGNVPPPPRCLLDTDTCRLWYKPDTEFRMPKVNIMCVLRSATAYESVTQSVLASLWSETADELCNVFSYAASMAGLHCNFSNTRNGMELHLSGYHDKAHVLLQRIVDTVRDFRVTPDLFERIQSKLEQQFQEFLVAQPYQHAIYAGDLCLETPKWDIHDRLQCLASLTLNDLQHFGRHILARFQLEMLVHGNVTASEAVQLSDIVLLGWRPQAPLNQIDVRVVQLPAQGSEGTSTVHRFSGWNEDDENSSVCNIYQVGTMDTKMNATLGLLHHLIREPAFGQLRTQEQLGYIVHTQVKTSGDKVKSLLFLIQSDSFDPIHMDQRIEAFLVDFRHKLVQMSEPDFAANVGALCQSFLEKNKNLSEESSRYWHVITNQTYRFYRMSELAAAAQTVTKLDVLRFLDRHVLATSPYRRKLSVQVFGQNHIADLLDKTDVAGDGIVLVESANDFRRSQALFPMQASASIEDWRLDAKDD, encoded by the coding sequence ATGTCTGATTCTCCGTCAACCAGGAACGCCGACGATCTGGAAGTTCCTTTGGTAGACGATCGTTCCTATCGCTACTGGACTCTTCCCGCGACGTCCACTGCCGACGTCGTCACAACGGATCGTCCCGGACTCCGCGTCCTGTTGGTTCACGATGATTCCGTCGACAAGGGTGCTGCTGCGGTAGACGTGGCGGTCGGACAGTTCCAGGACGGTGACTTGCCGGGCCTCGCACACTTGACGGAACACATGCTCTTCCTCGGCACGCAACGCTTTCCGCAAGAAAACGCTCTGGACAGTTTCCTCGCCGCACACGGGGGACACTCCAACGCCTACACGGATCTGGAACACACCGTGTACTACATGGATGTGCAAGCGGCACAGTTGGAACCCGCACTCGATCGATTCGGTTCCTGCTTCGAAGCACCGCTCCTACTCGAGAACTGCGTCGCCCGTGAATTGCAAGCCGTCGACAGTGAACACGGCAAAAACAAACAGTCCGATTTCTGGCGGTACCATCAACTCACCAAAACACTTCTGGGACAGCACAATAGTCACGTCTATCAACAATTCGGGACGGGCAATCTAGAGAGCTTGCAACCCCAAGGAACGGCCGTTTTGCGGCAAGCCGTACACGACTTTTATCAGCGTTACTACCACACCGCTCGTATGACCCTCTGTGTCCTTGGCAATCAGGATCTTGACGTGCTGCAAGGATGGGTGGAAAAGTATTTTGGCAGCTTGCCCAGTCAGCCGAGTGACACCTTGGTGGAACCACCCGTGCCGCCGTTGACACCGGTCCTCCCACAACGCGTCCACGTCGTTCCGACACGAGAAACCAACGTACTCGAATTGCAATGGTGCCTCCGGGAAATACAATCTCTCTACCGGTCCAAGCCTACCCGAATACTATCGCACTTGTTAGGGCATGAAGGCCCCGGCAGTTTATTGGCCGTCCTACGGGAACGACTCTGGGTGCAGGAATTGTACGCCGATGACTCCAGCAAAACTACCTCCGCCTTTAGTATATTCTGCGTACAACTCGAACTCACCGTGCTAGGATGGGAACACGTTAACGACGTCGTGGCCACGGTGTATCGGTATATTGGACTGTTGCAGAACGAGATTCCCGCCTGGGTTGCGGACGAATTGCAAACCACCGCGTCTACGCAGTTTCGATTCTTGTCCAAAAGCTCACCCTCCGACACCGTGTCCAGAGTTGCACACCAAATGCAAGAGTTTGCGATAGCGCACGTACTGTCGGGACCGTACCTAGTCTACGAGCACGACATGGCTGCCGTCCAATCCTGCCTCGCCAGTTTGCACGTCGACAATATGCTCGTACTTGTGGCCTCCAAGGAGTATACTGGACAGACCACCGCGACCGATCCGTGGTACGGTACCCAGTATGCCACGGTTGCGCTGGAACCAGACGCGTTGGAAGCGTGGCGTCAAGCGCGCAGCGCTGCGACGGATGGTAGCGGTGTCGATTTCATCGGTCTACATCTCCCTGATCGCAACGACATGCTTGCTACCGATTTTGAGCTCAAAACGTCTCCCTACGCcgtctttgccaaaacgAACACgaacgacagcaatggcGACAACGGCAACGTTCCACCCCCGCCCCGTTGCTTATTGGACACAGATACGTGTCGCCTTTGGTACAAACCTGATACAGAATTCCGCATGCCCAAGGTCAACATCATGTGTGTCTTGCGTAGTGCTACGGCCTACGAAAGCGTGACACAGTCTGTCTTGGCATCGTTGTGGTCGGAAACTGCAGACGAACTTTGCAACGTGTTTTCGTACGCCGCGTCCATGGCTGGCCTGCATTGCAACTTTTCCAATACGCGGAATGGTATGGAACTCCACCTGTCCGGCTATCACGACAAAGCTCACGTTTTGCTGCAACGAATTGTGGACACGGTTCGGGACTTTCGGGTAACGCCGGATTTGTTTGAACGTATTCAATCAAAATTGGAACAGCAGTTTCAGGAATTCTTGGTAGCACAGCCGTATCAACACGCCATTTACGCTGGCGATTTGTGTTTGGAAACACCCAAATGGGACATTCACGACCGGTTGCAGTGTCTCGCTTCGCTGACTTTAAATGACCTTCAGCACTTTGGTCGTCACATTCTGGCTCGGTTTCAACTCGAAATGCTGGTCCACGGGAACGTGACCGCGTCCGAAGCGGTTCAACTATCGGATATTGTTTTGCTCGGTTGGCGACCTCAAGCACCACTCAATCAAATCGATGTCCGAGTAGTCCAGCTCCCTGCACAAGGTTCCGAGGGTACGTCGACTGTGCATCGATTTTCCGGCTggaacgaagacgatgaaaaTAGCTCGGTGTGCAACATTTATCAGGTAGGAACCATGGACACCAAGATGAATGCAACTCTGGGCCTTTTGCATCATTTGATTCGCGAGCCGGCTTTTGGTCAATTGCGCACGCAAGAACAATTGGGATATATTGTTCACACACAGGTCAAAACGAGCGGGGACAAAGTAAAGTCGTTGCTATTCTTGATTCAGAGTGACTCCTTCGATCCGATCCACATGGACCAACGGATCGAAGCGTTTTTGGTAGATTTTCGTCATAAACTGGTGCAAATGTCGGAGCCTGACTTTGCCGCCAATGTTGGCGCCTTGTGCCAAAGCTTTTTGGAGAAAAACAAGAACTTGAGTGAAGAATCGTCCCGATATTGGCACGTGATCACCAACCAAACCTATCGATTCTACCGGATGTCCGAATTGGCGGCTGCTGCCCAAACCGTAACAAAATTGGATGTTTTGCGTTTCTTGGACCGTCACGTCCTGGCAACGTCCCCGTACCGCCGTAAGCTGTCTGTGCAAGTGTTTGGACAAAATCATATTGCGGATCTCTTAGACAAGACGGATGTTGCTGGGGATGGTATTGTTCTTGTCGAGAGCGCCAACGACTTCCGTCGGTCACAGGCGCTCTTTCCTATGCAAGCGTCCGCTTCGATTGAGGATTGGCGATTAGACGCGAAAGACGACTAA
- a CDS encoding predicted protein, translating to LTVPSEAVANDGVDNVEGNLIIFENDTISVPHQNIHVIQRLLGQGTFAQVFGCLHVQSGRSVAVKIVKNKPAYTRQATVEIDVFRALQEDMTTEGAQGSEYILRLLCFFMYRSHLCLVFEMLGLNLYEVLKRRQFRGLPLSLVHQIVKQSVEGIKEFSRKNIVHCDLKPENVLLISNEVVESIKLIDFGSACFEGYPSHTYIQSRFYRSPEVLVGLPYDSAIDMWSLGCVAAELFLGLPILPGVHEHDQLGRIEEMISRVPAWMLEQGAKTSKFFIKSPASGFSSLHFKRNYIASLSRDDIQKQGGIEKLEKKPGNKYFKRKRLSDILTLHGQNTQKEDQDLLPAFVHFLYGLLDPDPWKRTTAFQALHHPFLT from the exons TTAACGGTACCGTCAGAAGCAGTCGCCAACGACGGCGTTGACAATGTGGAAGGCAATTTGATTATTTTTGAAAACGATACAATATCTGTACCACACCAAAACATTCATGTG ATACAACGTCTGCTGGGCCAAGGAACCTTCGCACAAGTTTTTGGATGTCTCCACGTACAATCGGGTCGAAGTGTAGCAGTCAAAATTGTTAAGAATAAACCAGCCTACACACGACAAGCGACGGTCGAAATTGATGTGTTTCGGGCGCTACAAGAAGACATGACCACTGAAGGGGCTCAAGGGAGTGAATATATTCTGAGATTGTTGTGTTTTTTCATGTACCGGTCGCATCTCTGcctcgttttcgaaatgcTTGGTTTGAACTTGTACGAAGTTCTGAAACGCAGACAGTTTCGGGGACTTCCACTTTCTCTTGTACATCAAATTGTCAAACAGTCTGTTGAGGGCATAAAAGAGTTCTCGCGAAAGAATATTGTTCATTGTGATTTGAAGCCAGAGAATGTATTGCTGATATCCAATGAGGTTGTCGAATCG ATAAAACTGATCGATTTTGGTTCGGCATGCTTTGAAGGGTATCCTTCCCACACCTACATTCAGTCTCGATTCTATCGAAGCCCAGAGGTACTCGTCGGTCTACCGTATGATTCAGCAATAGATATGTGGTCGCTCGGATGCGTGGCAGCCGAACTCTTTCTTGGCTTACCCATTCTTCCGGGTGTTCACGAACATGATCAGCTAGGCAGAATAGAAGAGATGATTTCTAGGGTTCCCGCTTGGATGCTGGAGCAAGGAGCTAAGACATCAAAGTTTTTCATTAAGTCTCCAGCGAGCGGCTTTTCCAGCCTCCATTTCAAAAGAAAC TACATTGCCTCTCTTTCTCGAGACGATATCCAAAAACAGGGAGGAATAGAGAAGCTTGAGAAGAAACCCGGAAACAAATATTTCAAGCGGAAACGCCTTTCTGATATATTGACACTGCACGGTCAGAACACTCAGAAGGAAGACCAAGACTTGTTACCAGCATTCGTTCATTTCTTATACGGGCTCTTGGATCCAGATCCATGGAAACGGACGACAGCCTTTCAAGCGTTGCATCATCCATTCTTAACC
- a CDS encoding carbamate kinase (This entry includes the aspartate, glutamate and uridylate kinase families. In prokaryotes and plants the synthesis of the essential amino acids lysine and threonine is predominantly regulated by feed-back inhibition of aspartate kinase (AK).), whose protein sequence is MLADRLIVAVGGNALQRRGERLTIENMLKASADMAPTIAALAKEHEVVLVHGNGPQVGELALERSAATFDVLGAESTGQIGYVLAQALSSVGCTAVPIVTQVVVDPQSEAFRNPTKFVGPVYGPKEAHALAESLGWIVKPDGEYFRRVVPSPPPMEILQVEAVRTLLEHSPDVLPIACGGGGVPVSRVPSRPETLQGVEAVIDKDACASKLALELEADGLIILTDGGGIWKNFGKVDAQEMAQVTPEYLLGSKAGKKFPGSMGPKIEAAVNFVENSKNRQTAYAIIGDLKDAAKMLSNEEGTIIKDDVPSRVVWRERHEEGTPKPPKLTRDPPKYG, encoded by the exons ATGCTGGCGGATCGCTTGATCGTCGCCGTGGGGGGTAACGCCTTGCAGCGTCGGGGTGAGCGTTTGACGATTGAAAATATGCTCAAGGCCAGTGCCGATATGGCACCAACCATTGCGGCGCTCGCGAAAGAACACGAAGTGGTTCTAGTACACGGCAATGGACCGCAAGTAGGAGAGCTGGCGTTGGAACGATCGGCGGCAACCTTTGACGTTT TGGGTGCGGAAAGTACGGGTCAGATTGGCTACGTACTGGCACAAGCCTTGTCGTCGGTGGGTTGCACCGCCGTCCCCATCGTCACACAAGTAGTGGTTGACCCACAATCGGAGGCCTTTCGCAATCCCACCAAATTTGTTGGCCCGGTGTACGGTCCGAAAGAGGCACACGCGTTGGCGGAGTCACTCGGTTGGATTGTCAAGCCCGACGGCGAGTACTTCCGTCGCGTGGTGCCCAGTCCTCCGCCGATGGAAATATTGCAGGTCGAGGCCGTGCGGACACTCCTCGAACACTCGCCGGACGTGTTGCCGATTGcttgtggtggtggcggtgtaCCCGTCTCACGCGTGCCGTCGCGGCCGGAAACACTCCAAGGAGTGGAAGCCGTCATTGACAAGGACGCGTGCGCGTCCAAGCTCGCGCTCGAATTGGAAGCTGACGGCTTGATCATTCTGACGGACGGGGGCGGAATTTGGAAGAACTTTGGGAAAGTCGATGCCCAGGAAATGGCGCAAGTCACGCCCGAGTACTTGCTTGGGTCCAAGGCTGGCAAGAAATTTCCCGGGAGCATGGGACCGAAAATTGAAGCCGCCGTGAATTTTGTCGAGAATTCGAAAAACCGTCAGACAGCGTACGCCATTATTGGTGACTTGAAGGATGCCGCCAAGATGTTGAGTAACGAAGAAGGAACCATCATCAAGGACGACGTCCCCTCGCGCGTAGTCTGGCGGGAACGACACGAGGAAGGAACGCCGAAACCACCCAAGCTGACCCGAGATCCACCCAAATACGGTTAA